The window AGCGGCCGCCGCTCGCCGTTGTGCCATTGGATCATGGTTGATCGCGTGTCGTTCACGATGGGTCGCTTTCCTTGTTTGGGATTGCCAATCGCCTGGCGCCTAAGTTATATTCGCACCCGCGCAGATAGTATATAAGGATGTCCTGGCGAGTGTAAAATCCGATACCCGAATATCGGATTTCGGCCCGAATGCCAACGCGGAAAATCGAAAAGTCCCAACACATTTTTCTTGACAAAAAAATTCAATAGCTTAATATTCCGCATTTTTCAGGACAGGCATTTGATTTCAGGGAGGTTGACACATGTACGCAGTCGTTGCCACTGGCGGCAAACAATATAGAGTCGAGACCGGGGAGATCCTGCGTGTCGAGAAGTTAACCGGAGATGTCGGCGCCGAGGTCGCTTTCGATCATGTACTGATGCTCGGTGACGGTGAAGCGGTTCGTATCGGCCAACCGGTGGTGGAAGGCGCCTCGGTCAAAGGCCACATCGTCGAACAGGGCAAAAGCAAGAAAGTGCTCGTTTTCAAGTACAAACGACGAAAACGCTATCGTCGCAAACAAGGGCATCGCCAACTCTATACGGCCGTCAAAATCGATAGCATCGATGCCTAGCCGCATCCGATTCGTTTGATTTGTAAGGAGAATTTACCATGGCACATAAAAAAGCGGGCGGAAGCTCGAAAAACGGGCGCGACAGTCAGGGCCAGCGCCGAGGCACCAAGCGCTACGGCGGAGAAACGGTCAAAGCCGGCAACATCATCGTACGCCAGCTGGGCACGAGAATCCATCCCGGCAACAACGTCGGCATGGGTCGGGATTATACACTTTTTGCCAAGATCGACGGCATCGTCACCTTTGAACGCAAGGGCCGCACCGGCAAAAAGGTCAGTGTTTATGCCGCGTGAAATTCATCGACGAAACCACCATCATCGTTCAATCCGGCGACGGTGGACGCGGATGCGTCAGCTTCCGGCGTGAACGCTTCGTTCCCAAGGGAGGACCGGACGGCGGTGATGGTGGTAAAGGCGGTGATGTCCTCCTGAAAGCCGCTCCCAACAAACGCACCCTCTATCATCTTCAATTCAAAAAAGAGTATAAAGCCCCGTCCGGCGGACATGGGCAAGGCAGCCAGCGCAGCGGCCGGGGCGGCGAAGATTTGATCATCCCGGTGCCGGTAGGCACCGCTATCTTCGATGCCGAAACCGGCGACCTGCTATACGACCTGGTCGATCCCGACCGGACCGTCGTAGTGGCCCGGGGCGGACGCGGCGGCCAGGGCAATGCCAAATTCAAATCGGCCACCCACCGTACACCGCGTTTTGCCCAACCGGGGGAGGCCGGCCAGCGTCTGACCTTGAAGCTGGAGCTCAAATCCATAGCCGATGTGGGCATCATCGGGCTGCCCAATGCCGGCAAATCCACGTTAATCAGTGCCATCTCTTCGGCACGGCCCAAAATCGCCGATTACCCGTTTACCACCTTGACCCCCAATCTGGGGGTGGTCGCATCCCACCAGGGCGAACCTTTCGTTGTGGCCGATATTCCGGGATTGATCGAAGGGGCGCACGAAGGCGCCGGCCTGGGTATCCGATTCCTGCGCCATGTGGAACGCACCAGCATGCTGGTGCACATGATCGACGCCAGCACCTTGACCCCAGACGACCCGCTGAAATCGTATCGCATGGTCAACCACGAACTGGCCATGTACAGCGACGCCCTTGCGAGAAAGCCCCAGTTGGTGGTACTGAATAAAATCGATCTGGCCGGAACCGACCAGCTGGCCGATCCTTTCTGCCAAGCCCTGCCGGGCTCCAAGATTCTCAGGATCAGCGCGGCGACCCACAAGGGACTTGACGCATTGAAACAACACATTCGCCGGCAGTTAGACGCTCTGGATGAAACCCAATGAACGGCAGCAGGACCGCGCCCAGCGCGTCGGTCTTTTCGGCGGGACCTTCAATCCCATCCATCGCGGACACCTTCAAGTCGCTCTGGATGTCCGGCGGCAGCTCGACCTGGACGTCGTCTATTTCATCCCCAGTGCCTTGCCGCCCCACAAAAGCACCGGCAAGCTGGCGAAAGCCGAGCATCGGCTGGAGATGGTCCGCTTAGCCCTCAATCGACAGCCCGGACTCGACGTCTGTTCTCTGGAACTCGAACGCACGGGGCCTTCGTTCAGCATCGATACGGTGCGCCTGATCAAAAGCAAATTGTCCCGAACGCAACTGCTTGTATTCCTTCTGGGCCTGGACGCCTTTATGGAAATTCATACATGGAAAGCGTATGATCGTCTCTTCGAGGAAACGGCGATGGTTGTCATGTCCCGACCAGGATCCGGGCTCTGGTCGCCAACCACCCGCCAGGAGGTCTTGGCCTATGTTCAAACACACATCTCCCGGGCCTACGCACCCGAATCGGATGGGACCGTCTTGACGCATCATCAAAAGCAGCGCATCTATCTGGTATCGGTTACGCCTGTGGACATATCGTCCTCTCAAATTCGCGCCCGCATCCAGGCGGGGGCATCAATCGATGAGTGGGTTGCGGCTCCGGTCGCACGCTACATTCACCAAAAGGGTCTATATTCATGAAAGATAAGCGCGAGGCCGACCTGGATCTCTTCGTTCAGTCCGTACTGGGTAAACAGGCGCAAGGCGTGGTCGTACTGGACGTGCGACAATTGACGTCCATCGCCGACACCTTCATCATCTGCAGCGGACGCTCCAACCGGCAGGTCAGCGCCATTGCCGATCATATTCAGCGCTTTTTGAGAAAAAAATCCATCAAGCCCTTGAGTGTCGAAGGCAAAACCGAAGGGTTGTGGGTCTTGATGGATTACGGCCACGTGATCATTCACGTCTTTTATGAAACCACCCGTGCCTTCTATGACCTCGAAGGCTTGTGGAGCGATGCCAAACGCATCACCACCAAGAGCATGGCCGAGCAGCGGGAGGCCGATGCAAAGGGGTTCGAAGGCGAAGAGGTCTTTATCGAATAGGGAGACAATCATGCAACGACCCAAACCCGTCATGCTGGTCATCCTGGACGGCTGGGGCATCGATGCGCCGGGTGCCGGAAACGCCGTCACCCTGGCCAACACCCCCAACCTGGACAAACTCCTGGCCGAATATCCCCACACTAAATTGACAACCTGCGGTCGATCGGTGGGACTGCCCGATGGCATCATGGGCAACTCCGAGGTGGGCCATTTGAATATCGGTGCCGGCCGGGTGGTCTATCAGGACCTGCTGCGCATCGACAACGCCATCGCGGACGGTTCCTTTTTCAAAAACGACGCGATCAACCGATGCATGCAGCGTGTCATCGAAAAAGACAGCCGCCTGCATTTGATCGGCCTGATATCGAACGGCGGCGTACACAGCCAGTTGACCCACCTCCTGGCTCTGCTGGATCTCGCCAAGCAAAAGGGTCTGGCCAAGGTCTATGTGCATGCCATTCTAGATGGCCGTGATACCTCCCCGGATGCGGGCATCGGCTATGTTGAACAGGTCCAACGACACATCGAAACCATCGGCAACGGGGCCATTGCTTCCATCTGCGGCCGATATTACGCCATGGATCGTGATACCCGTTGGGAACGTACCGAAAAGGCCTATCGTCTCCTCACCCTGGGCGAAGGGCTGCACCAACGCGATCCCCTGGAAGCCATACGCCAAGCATATGCCCGCGGTGAAACCGATGAATTTGTCAAACCCATCGTGATCGTCGGCCCGGACGGTCAGCCGCTCTCTTCCGTGCGCGATGAGGATGCCATTCTCTTTTTCAATTTCAGAGCCGATCGCACCCGCCAGCTCACGCGGGCCTTCACCGACGACGGGTTCAAGGGATTCGAGCGAGCAATCCGTCCCCGACTGAGCGACTATGTCTGCATGACCCTGTATGACGAAAGCTTTGATCTGCCGATAGCCTTTCCCCCCGAGCATCTCGAAGGCATCCTCGGGGCGGTGGTCAGCAAGGCCGGCCTGCGCCAGCTGCGTATTGCCGAAACCGAAAAATACGCCCATGTCACCTATTTTTTCAATGGGGGTGAAGAGAAGCCGTTTGAGAATGAAGATCGCTGCCTGATCCCCTCGCCCAGGGACGTACCAACCTACGATCACAAACCGGAGATGAGTGCCGAAGCGGTCACCGCCGAGGTGCTCGACCGCATCGCCTCCGATCGATACGATTTGATCGTGCTCAACTTCGCCAACATGGACATGGTCGGTCACACCGGCAACATCCCGGCGGCGATCAGGGCCTGTGAAACGGTGGATCGATGTGTGGGACGCATTGTGGCGGCGGTCCAATCCAAAGGGGGGGCCATCCTGATCACCGCCGACCACGGCAATGCGGAAACCATGCTCAACAGAGAAGGCAAGATGCACACGGCTCACACCACCAACTTCGTACACATCATCTATATGAACGATCGGCACAAGCAGGCACCACTCCGGGAAGGGGTTTTGGGTGACATCGCCCCTACCATTCTGAAGCTGCTCAATATCCCGCAGCCAGCCCAAATGACGGGCAAGCCGTTGATTACCGATACACCTTGATGGAAAGGCATTTGAGTATCATGGACAGGACGGAAGAGACCCTCATGGAAGAAACCCTGATCGATCATATCACCGGCCGTGAAATTCCCGATTCGGGTGCGGAGGCCAATCGTCAGGCGGTGGAACGCCTTCTCTTGGAATCAAAGGGGTATGCCAGGGAAGATATCGAAGTCGATGCACCCATCGTTCTTAATATGGGTAAAGAAGCGTACCGCTCGTTCGTCGATTTGGTGGTCCACATCGACGGATGGCGATACATGGTCATCAAATGCGCACCCGGTTCGCTGGCTTCACGTGAACGGGAAGTGATCGCAGCGGCCAGGCTGTTGTGTGATTACCAGATTCCGCTGGCCGTGGCATCGGATGGTCGGACGTCCATCGTCTGGGATACGGTCAGCGGAAGAAAAATCGGCGAGGGTCCGGGGGCCATTCCATCAAAGCAGCAGGTAAGAGAGTCATTCGATCCAAACCGCTTACTGCCTTTGGCCGAGATCCGCCGTGCGAGACAGCAACTGATCTTTCGATCATACGACATCATGAACGTCAACAAGCGGTTGCCCACATCCGGCCGGTAGGGCACGCGCACATTCACGATAAGCTTACCAACGCGTGCCCATACCGTATTACAGTCCGGCGACTTCTCTGCCGCAGTTTTTACATATCTTGGCGCGCTTTTTGATAATCTCCGCGCAAAACGGGCATTCACGGGTAAAAAAGCGTTCATGTATATGCATCACGGCGGCGTCGATGGCCTCCTGGAGTTTCTGATTGGCCGCCTTCATGAAACGCAACGGCTCGATGGCGTCCAATTCACCGATATCCCCGATCATCTCCGCGGCTTTGATACGGACACGTATCGGCTCACAGGCGTCGCTCAGCAATCGGATGATGGTCAAATTGTCTTTGTTCACATAACAATCCGCAAGGATGGAGAACCCTTTTTTGGTCTGCTCTTTGAGCATCTCCTCCTGGGCGAGGACCTCATCATCGATAATCTGCCCCTGTCCCCCCATGGAACTGAAGACCGGCATGCACTCGAACTGCTCTGTTCCGGGATAGTTGAAACAGCGCATGGAGGCATGCTGGGCGTAGTTCTCTTCCATATCCTTCCATCCCTGGCTGTAAAGGGGACACTCATCGTTAAAACAGAGAAACAGGTAGGGGACCCCCCATCCCAGCCCATCCGAAAAGGTGATCGGCGGCACCTCCCACAGCTTCATCTCTTCATTGCAGTAGGGACAACGAGGTTTGGGCATCGCCATCACCCGTTCCATGTATTCCTGCCTTGTTTCTATGGCCATACGTCTCTCCAATGTGCTTTATGTTGGATCGTTTTGCCGGTCCCGCACACGATGGATCCGGCAGATCCATTCTCAAATTAGCCCGGTACCAGCATACCCCTCAGGCCTGCAAACATTAAGGGGTAATTTAAGTCTTGATGCAGCCGTGTCAAATCCGCACCCTCGCCCTGTGCGCCTACCGGATACGAGCCCTTCCATCTTGAGGCGCACCATGGTCAATGTTATAGACAAGGACAATAAGAGGACCCATGACACTTGATCTGATCCTTGTCTATTTGCCGAACCCACGAAGGAACCGATCTCCATTATGAATCGGCACACGGATAAAAGCTGCCTCACGGCCGCATTGCGATTGCTGAGCCGTCGCGACCACAGCTGCTTCGAGCTTTCACAGAAACTCAAGCAGCGGGGGTTTTCAGGCGATATGATCTCTCCGGTGATCGCCACGTGCATCGAGATGAAATACCTCGATGATAGGCGCTTTTGTGAAGGCTACGCGGACCGGTTGCGTCGCAAAGGTTATGGTGTGTTGCGCATCGTACAGAAGTTGAAGGCAGCGCGGATCGATGCGACTTATATCCAGAGGACCATCGAACGCCAATGCCCGGAGGAATCTCAAATCGAAGATTGCCGAAAGGCTTTTCAAAAGAAGCGGATCTCACAGACGGAACCCGGCCATCCAGAGATCTTTTGCGAGCGCGACAGATCTCGCATCTTTCGTTTTCTCCAGCAACGTGGTTTTTCCAGTGAAGTGATCCTCAAAGTCATAAACGACGCGGGAGGTTTCGATCTCGATGGGATCTGAATATCGGTTGCTGAAAATTTACTTGCGATATCTTCGGAAAACCGGTTGGTCCCATCGCCATTGCGGTCATCAAATGTTCAAAGGCCGGTTTGCTTCATGAACTCTTTAAGAATAGGATCCCAACACAACGAAAAAAGGCAGCCCGTCCCGATAGAGGGCTGCCTTTCGTAAAGATTTCTTGGGGCGCAACACCTGAGGTGTAAAACTAGATCGACTCTTTGAGCTTTTTGCCGGGTTTGAACTTAACAACATTGGAGGCCTTGATCTTGATTACTTCTCCTGTCTGCGGATTTCTACCCTTTCGGGCTTTGCGGCGCGCCTTCTGAAAAGTGCCGAATCCCACCAAGGTGACCTTGCCGTCTTTTTTCTTCAGTGCTTTGGTCACACTGTCCACAAAAGATTCCAGCGCGGTCTGGGCCGCTGCTTTTGTGACGCCGGCATCCTTGGCCATTTTCTCAACGATTTCCGCTTTAGTCATCTGAATTCCTCCTTTTAAAGAATGAAATAACCCGCCAACGCTACTATTATAAGGCATGTACAGCCTGATACCGCCTTTGTCAACACCTAAGTGCCGATCATTAGTGGATTTTTTCATCTACCCCCCTTGGCAATCAAAGCGGGGCAAGGATCTCCTAAAATTGATCCGGCACAACGCCATATACCCACGGCACGTCACGCTCTCAAAAGGGCGGTCAAAACGGTGCCAGATGCATCCAACCCCGGCCGGCTACAGCCGCAGTATTAGGGGCTTTACACGCATAAGACGATCATCAATCAGCGACGGATCGATCCAGAGCGCGATACTGGATCGCCTCTGCAATATGCTCGCAGGCAATTTCTTCCCGCCCTGCCAGGTCGGCAATGGTGCGGCCGATTTTTAGAATCCGGTTCAAGGCCCGCGCCGACAACCCCATCTTGTCAATGGCCCTCTCCAGTAGCGCGGAGCTGTCTGGGTCGATGGCGCACCACTTTTTCAGGTGGCGATTCTGCATTTGAGCATTGCAGAAGATCCGTGAGCGTCTGAATCTGTGCTGCTGAATCGTGCGTGCCGCCACGACGCGTTTGCGGATGTCTTCGGAAGGTTCCGCGCCCGTTTCTCCCATCAGGTCCTTATATGAGACGGCCGGGACCTCAATATGAATGTCGATGCGATCAAGCAACGGGCCGGACAGTTTGGAGCGATACCGATGTATCTGCTGGGAGGTGCACCGGCAGGTGTGTTGCGGATCCGAATAATACCCGCAAGGGCAGGGATTCAGAGCCGCCACAAGCATGACCCGAGCGGGATATGTAATCGTCGAACTGGCGCGGGACAAGGTCACCTCCCCATCTTCGAGCGGTTGCCGCAGTACTTCGAGCACATGCTTTTTGTATTCAGGCAACTCATCCAGGAAAAGAACCCCGTGATGTGCCAGGCTGACTTCTCCTGGCCTGGGGATCACCCCCCCGCCAATCAGACCGGCATCGGAAATGGTGTGGTGCGGCGATCGAAAGCAACGCCGGCTGATCAAGGCCTGGTCACGTCCGAGCAAGCCGGCCACACTGTATATTTTGGTGGTCTCGATGGCTTCCTCAAAGGTCGGGGGCGGCAGTATGGAAGGAATTCTCCGGGCCAACATGGTCTTGCCTGCTCCGGGCGGACCGACCATCAGGATGTTGTGCCCGCCAGCCGCTGCGATTTCCAGGGCACGTTTGGCGTGTTCCTGCCCTCTCACCTCTCCAAAATCCTCGCTGGGCGTGCTGTCGCTGACCATCCAGGCCATAGGATCGGGGGGCTCGATTTCAATTGTCCCTTGCCCCTTTAAGAATTCTATGACCTGGGATAGGTGCCTCGCGGGATAGACATCGATACCTTTTACAACAGCTGCTTCCTTGCGGTTTTCAAATGGCACCACGATACCCTTGAAGTCTTTTTGCCTGGCTGTCAATGCCATGGATAGAGATCCAAAAACAGCTTTGATGCGGCCATCCAGACTCAGCTCTCCAAGCACAAGGAATGCATTTGTCGCGTCCTGGGAAATGACGCCGGTGGCTGTCAAAATGCCGACGGCGATTGGCAGATCAAAACCGGTTCCCTCCTTTTTTCGGTGGGCCGGAGCCAGATTGACGGTGATGCGATCATCTGGAAAGCCGTAACCCGAATTCTTAATGGCGGCCTTTACCCTTTCCTTGCTCTCTTTCACGGCGGTTTCCGGCAGTCCCACGGTGATAAACGAAGGCAGCCCATTGGATATGTCGATTTCCACTTCCACCGGGTATGCATCCACACCATGTATGGCACTGCTCATCACTTTTGCCAGCACAGCATCTCCTTGTTGAAATGGCGGCTCATATCTGCTGACGAGCGCAAATCGCAGATGTTACAAGAACCCGGCGTCTTGCCCGCAGCTGGACATGCCGCCATTATTTTGTTGTATAAATGACCCATCTTGGGATAATAAGTGTGTCGTTTTGAGCACATTGCCGCCGGGGGATGGGCCGCAAGCCCTTCCCCGCAAGCAAAAGAACCCCTTGAAATAAGGAAAAAATTCAAGGCTTGGCGCATATATGATAAGTAGGCACTAACCTTGCTTGAATCACCCCGATCGCAAAAGCGACCGGATGCGGAAACAGCTGGAAATGATACCGCTATGCCTATGGACCGCCGACGGGAATTGACAATCGCGCAAGCAGCGGCCAAAAAATGCTGAAACGAAAAAGCGATTCGGCTGGGCCGAGCCCCATAGATGGGGAAAAAGCGTAAAACCCATAAGCCGCTTTGAGATACCGGCGTACATACCAGTATCCGCACAAGGCGGCAAGGAAATAGACCATCATGGATCCTCGATATTTGCAAACCACCATTGCCAAAGAGGTGCACTGCTCGGGCATCGGTGTACATTCGGGCAAGCAGGTCAACCTGCATGTCCGACCGGCGCCCGTCAACCACGGCATCAAGTTCGCCCGACTGGATCTGCCCAACTGCCCCAGCCGTCCCGGCGCGCTTTAACAAAGTGGTGGACACCAGCCTGGCGACCGTGATCGGCATGGATGGCTTTATCGTCTCCACCATCGAGCATATGATGGCCGCCCTGGCCGGGTTGAGCATCGACAATGCGCTCGTACTGGTGGACAACTACGAGCTGCCCATCATGGACGGCAGTGCGGGACCGTTTGCACGCATGCTTCAATCCGCCGGGCGCCAGGTTCAATCCGCCCCGCGTATTTTTTTAGGGTCCAGGAGCCCATCGAGTTGGAAGAAAAAGGGAAATTCGTGGGCGCCTACCCGGCGCCCCATTTTCGCTTGACGTGCACCATTGCATTCGATCACCCGCTCATACAAACTCAAACCTATGATGCGATCATCCAAGACGGCTGTTTTGCAGAAGAAATTGCCGATGCGCGAACTTTCGGCTTTCGGCATGAAGTAGAATACATGAAAAAATACGGCCTGGGCCAGGGCGGCTCCCTCGACACCGCCATTGTCGTCGACCATGACAAGATCCTGAACCCCGGCGGGCTGCGCTATCCGGATGAATTCGTACGCCACAAGCTCCTGGATTGTATCGGCGACTTTTCACTGCTGGGCCTGCCCATCATGGCGCACATCGTCACCCAAAGATCCGGGCATGCTTTCAACCATGCCTTCCTCGAACGATTCTTCCAGCAAAAAGGGGCTTGGCAAACACGCACCTTCGATACTGCCCCGACCTGCATCGCAAAACCTGTTAAACAGCTTGCCAATTAGCTGGGGTTCCTCTATGATGCCGATTCGGCACAGCGCCAACGATGCCCCTAACAGGTAAACGAATAAACACAATGAAAACAAAAGCCTGCGCTTTACTGATATGGTTTTTGAGCGGTATGATATGCATGCTGCCGCCCATGAGCCATGCCCAGGATGCCAGCCTGACCAACATCATCGTGACCAACACCCGTGATGATTTGCTGTTCTATCTGACGGTCAGAAACGCTTTTCCACCGGAAATCGAGGAGACGATCCACAGCGGCGTGCCGGCCACCTTCAGCTTTCTGATCAATCTGCAACTCGTGCGTGAGTTTTGGGTGGACAAAGAACTCAACGAAATCACCGTAACACACACCATCAAATATGACAGCCTCAAGAAAGAGTACATGGTCACTCGATCATGGGACGGTGATCGACCGCACGTGGTGAAATCTTTTGATGAGGCCAAAAAATTGATGTCAGAAATCGACAGCCTTTCCATCGTTTCTCTGAGCGAACTTGAAAAGGGCCGGCAGTACCAGATTCGGGCCAAGGCTAAGCTGAGCAAGCTGACCCTTCCGTTTTATTTACATTATATTTTGTTTTTTATGTCCCTGTGGGATTTTGAAACCGATTGGTATACGATCGACTTTATTTATTAATCCATCTCGAGACCCATCCAATCGCACCCATTGGCCGCCATGAACCGTTCCGAGCAAATATTGAAAACCAAGCTCCCGGACGAAGAAAAACGGCGCCGTAAACGCGAACTCATCCTG is drawn from Desulfatitalea tepidiphila and contains these coding sequences:
- a CDS encoding DUF4390 domain-containing protein — protein: MKTKACALLIWFLSGMICMLPPMSHAQDASLTNIIVTNTRDDLLFYLTVRNAFPPEIEETIHSGVPATFSFLINLQLVREFWVDKELNEITVTHTIKYDSLKKEYMVTRSWDGDRPHVVKSFDEAKKLMSEIDSLSIVSLSELEKGRQYQIRAKAKLSKLTLPFYLHYILFFMSLWDFETDWYTIDFIY
- the rsfS gene encoding ribosome silencing factor, which codes for MKDKREADLDLFVQSVLGKQAQGVVVLDVRQLTSIADTFIICSGRSNRQVSAIADHIQRFLRKKSIKPLSVEGKTEGLWVLMDYGHVIIHVFYETTRAFYDLEGLWSDAKRITTKSMAEQREADAKGFEGEEVFIE
- a CDS encoding UDP-3-O-acyl-N-acetylglucosamine deacetylase — encoded protein: MDPRYLQTTIAKEVHCSGIGVHSGKQVNLHVRPAPVNHGIKFARLDLPNCPSRPGAL
- a CDS encoding regulatory protein RecX, whose amino-acid sequence is MNRHTDKSCLTAALRLLSRRDHSCFELSQKLKQRGFSGDMISPVIATCIEMKYLDDRRFCEGYADRLRRKGYGVLRIVQKLKAARIDATYIQRTIERQCPEESQIEDCRKAFQKKRISQTEPGHPEIFCERDRSRIFRFLQQRGFSSEVILKVINDAGGFDLDGI
- the obgE gene encoding GTPase ObgE, with protein sequence MKFIDETTIIVQSGDGGRGCVSFRRERFVPKGGPDGGDGGKGGDVLLKAAPNKRTLYHLQFKKEYKAPSGGHGQGSQRSGRGGEDLIIPVPVGTAIFDAETGDLLYDLVDPDRTVVVARGGRGGQGNAKFKSATHRTPRFAQPGEAGQRLTLKLELKSIADVGIIGLPNAGKSTLISAISSARPKIADYPFTTLTPNLGVVASHQGEPFVVADIPGLIEGAHEGAGLGIRFLRHVERTSMLVHMIDASTLTPDDPLKSYRMVNHELAMYSDALARKPQLVVLNKIDLAGTDQLADPFCQALPGSKILRISAATHKGLDALKQHIRRQLDALDETQ
- a CDS encoding type I restriction enzyme HsdR N-terminal domain-containing protein, translated to MDRTEETLMEETLIDHITGREIPDSGAEANRQAVERLLLESKGYAREDIEVDAPIVLNMGKEAYRSFVDLVVHIDGWRYMVIKCAPGSLASREREVIAAARLLCDYQIPLAVASDGRTSIVWDTVSGRKIGEGPGAIPSKQQVRESFDPNRLLPLAEIRRARQQLIFRSYDIMNVNKRLPTSGR
- a CDS encoding HU family DNA-binding protein; this encodes MKKSTNDRHLGVDKGGIRLYMPYNSSVGGLFHSLKGGIQMTKAEIVEKMAKDAGVTKAAAQTALESFVDSVTKALKKKDGKVTLVGFGTFQKARRKARKGRNPQTGEVIKIKASNVVKFKPGKKLKESI
- the rpmA gene encoding 50S ribosomal protein L27; protein product: MAHKKAGGSSKNGRDSQGQRRGTKRYGGETVKAGNIIVRQLGTRIHPGNNVGMGRDYTLFAKIDGIVTFERKGRTGKKVSVYAA
- the rplU gene encoding 50S ribosomal protein L21 — protein: MYAVVATGGKQYRVETGEILRVEKLTGDVGAEVAFDHVLMLGDGEAVRIGQPVVEGASVKGHIVEQGKSKKVLVFKYKRRKRYRRKQGHRQLYTAVKIDSIDA
- the nadD gene encoding nicotinate-nucleotide adenylyltransferase; this translates as MKPNERQQDRAQRVGLFGGTFNPIHRGHLQVALDVRRQLDLDVVYFIPSALPPHKSTGKLAKAEHRLEMVRLALNRQPGLDVCSLELERTGPSFSIDTVRLIKSKLSRTQLLVFLLGLDAFMEIHTWKAYDRLFEETAMVVMSRPGSGLWSPTTRQEVLAYVQTHISRAYAPESDGTVLTHHQKQRIYLVSVTPVDISSSQIRARIQAGASIDEWVAAPVARYIHQKGLYS
- a CDS encoding YifB family Mg chelatase-like AAA ATPase, with protein sequence MLAKVMSSAIHGVDAYPVEVEIDISNGLPSFITVGLPETAVKESKERVKAAIKNSGYGFPDDRITVNLAPAHRKKEGTGFDLPIAVGILTATGVISQDATNAFLVLGELSLDGRIKAVFGSLSMALTARQKDFKGIVVPFENRKEAAVVKGIDVYPARHLSQVIEFLKGQGTIEIEPPDPMAWMVSDSTPSEDFGEVRGQEHAKRALEIAAAGGHNILMVGPPGAGKTMLARRIPSILPPPTFEEAIETTKIYSVAGLLGRDQALISRRCFRSPHHTISDAGLIGGGVIPRPGEVSLAHHGVLFLDELPEYKKHVLEVLRQPLEDGEVTLSRASSTITYPARVMLVAALNPCPCGYYSDPQHTCRCTSQQIHRYRSKLSGPLLDRIDIHIEVPAVSYKDLMGETGAEPSEDIRKRVVAARTIQQHRFRRSRIFCNAQMQNRHLKKWCAIDPDSSALLERAIDKMGLSARALNRILKIGRTIADLAGREEIACEHIAEAIQYRALDRSVAD
- the gpmI gene encoding 2,3-bisphosphoglycerate-independent phosphoglycerate mutase, whose amino-acid sequence is MQRPKPVMLVILDGWGIDAPGAGNAVTLANTPNLDKLLAEYPHTKLTTCGRSVGLPDGIMGNSEVGHLNIGAGRVVYQDLLRIDNAIADGSFFKNDAINRCMQRVIEKDSRLHLIGLISNGGVHSQLTHLLALLDLAKQKGLAKVYVHAILDGRDTSPDAGIGYVEQVQRHIETIGNGAIASICGRYYAMDRDTRWERTEKAYRLLTLGEGLHQRDPLEAIRQAYARGETDEFVKPIVIVGPDGQPLSSVRDEDAILFFNFRADRTRQLTRAFTDDGFKGFERAIRPRLSDYVCMTLYDESFDLPIAFPPEHLEGILGAVVSKAGLRQLRIAETEKYAHVTYFFNGGEEKPFENEDRCLIPSPRDVPTYDHKPEMSAEAVTAEVLDRIASDRYDLIVLNFANMDMVGHTGNIPAAIRACETVDRCVGRIVAAVQSKGGAILITADHGNAETMLNREGKMHTAHTTNFVHIIYMNDRHKQAPLREGVLGDIAPTILKLLNIPQPAQMTGKPLITDTP